From the Harpia harpyja isolate bHarHar1 chromosome 16, bHarHar1 primary haplotype, whole genome shotgun sequence genome, one window contains:
- the LOC128152655 gene encoding uncharacterized protein LOC128152655 isoform X3: MRGGTAATILMASKGRAGETLIPCTASSPRGLGRIFIEPKQAASSSRELTPRRRGSNCPSRVQEGSVRGASPVPAVLLQELLGRRLPGHRGGLVPGASRARLPVNMSVPAVRGGFQLGVVLRSNLESGSQGSEEEEEDGGSTSALEPGQAVAERQRCGDAMLERLEALEADVRFLCTELGAEKLLWSSRFLELLREQQGLRQRLQERPRRWDSGDSPELLGEAEDQSASGSEGESLAGRRWMEPRWQPAPCPGSLLGPAASRQAENVSKGVSGVLVRREGATCPSLPRHCRTQGRTAQSWLCSHVLVCASILQCQPGPAPSCPILPSPAHSAELQPVPRSRNQPGGSSGQAAVSWAAQGRSQSPLARGHPWD, translated from the exons ATGAGGGGCGGCACAGCAGCAACCATCCTTATGGCCTCCAAAGGTAGAGCAGGAGAAACGCTAATCCCCTGCACAGCCTCGTCACCAAGAGGATTAGGCAGGATTTTTATCGAGCCCAAGCAAGCGGCGAGCAGCAGCCGAGAGCTGACACCACGCAGGAGGGGCAGCAACTGTCCCAGCCGTGTCCAGGAGGGGTCCGTGCGTGGTGCATCGCCGG TACCTGCTGTTCTGCTACAAGAGCTGCTGGGACGGCGCCTTCCAGGTCACCGAGGAG GGTTGGTGCCAGGGGCCAGCCGGGCTCGGCTGCCTGTGAATATGTCAGTCCCCGCTGTCCGTGGCGGCTTTCAGCTCGGTGTGGTGCTGCGGTCGAATCTGGAAAGCGGCAGCCAGgggagcgaggaggaggaggaggacgggggcTCCACTTCTGCGCTggagcctgggcaggcag TGGCAGAGCGGCAGCGGTGTGGTGACGCCATGCTGGAGAGGTTAGAGGCGCTGGAGGCCGACGTCCGCTTCCTCTGCACCGAGCTGGGCGCCGAGAAGCTGCTGTGGAGCAGCCGGTTCCTGGAGCTGCTGCGGGAACAGCAAGGCCTGCGCCAGAGG CTGCAGGAGCGCCCGCGGCGGTGGGACAGCGGTGACAGCCCCGAGCTGCTGGGGGAAGCGGAGGACCAAAGTGCCAGTGGGAGCGAGGGAGAGAGCCTGGCAG GACGCCGGTGGATGGAGCCACGCTGGCAGCCAGCCCCGTGCCCAGGCAGTCTTTTGGGGCCAGCAGCTTCACGACAAGCAGAAAACGTAAGCAAAGGTGTAAGCGGGGTGTTGGTGAGACGGGAAGGAGCCACATGtccctccctgcccaggcacTGCAGGACACAGGGCAGGACAGCGCAGTCCTGGTTGTGTTCCCATGTCCTTGTATGTGCCTCCATCCTTCAGTGCCAGCCAGGCCCTGCCCCGTCCTGCCccatcctgcccagccctgcccattCAGCAGAACTGCAGCCAGTTCCCAGAAGCAGGAACCAGCCGGGAGGCAGCTCAGGGCAAGCCGCTGTCTCctgggctgcccagggcaggtcACAGTCACCCCTTGCCCGGGGCCACCCCTGGGACTGA
- the LOC128152655 gene encoding uncharacterized protein LOC128152655 isoform X6, with protein MRGGTAATILMASKGRAGETLIPCTASSPRGLGRIFIEPKQAASSSRELTPRRRGSNCPSRVQEGSVRGASPVPAVLLQELLGRRLPGHRGARCGAAVESGKRQPGERGGGGGRGLHFCAGAWAGRAVAERQRCGDAMLERLEALEADVRFLCTELGAEKLLWSSRFLELLREQQGLRQRLQERPRRWDSGDSPELLGEAEDQSASGSEGESLAGRRWMEPRWQPAPCPGSLLGPAASRQAENVSKGVSGVLVRREGATCPSLPRHCRTQGRTAQSWLCSHVLVCASILQCQPGPAPSCPILPSPAHSAELQPVPRSRNQPGGSSGQAAVSWAAQGRSQSPLARGHPWD; from the exons ATGAGGGGCGGCACAGCAGCAACCATCCTTATGGCCTCCAAAGGTAGAGCAGGAGAAACGCTAATCCCCTGCACAGCCTCGTCACCAAGAGGATTAGGCAGGATTTTTATCGAGCCCAAGCAAGCGGCGAGCAGCAGCCGAGAGCTGACACCACGCAGGAGGGGCAGCAACTGTCCCAGCCGTGTCCAGGAGGGGTCCGTGCGTGGTGCATCGCCGG TACCTGCTGTTCTGCTACAAGAGCTGCTGGGACGGCGCCTTCCAGGTCACCGAGGAG CTCGGTGTGGTGCTGCGGTCGAATCTGGAAAGCGGCAGCCAGgggagcgaggaggaggaggaggacgggggcTCCACTTCTGCGCTggagcctgggcaggcag GGCAGTGGCAGAGCGGCAGCGGTGTGGTGACGCCATGCTGGAGAGGTTAGAGGCGCTGGAGGCCGACGTCCGCTTCCTCTGCACCGAGCTGGGCGCCGAGAAGCTGCTGTGGAGCAGCCGGTTCCTGGAGCTGCTGCGGGAACAGCAAGGCCTGCGCCAGAGG CTGCAGGAGCGCCCGCGGCGGTGGGACAGCGGTGACAGCCCCGAGCTGCTGGGGGAAGCGGAGGACCAAAGTGCCAGTGGGAGCGAGGGAGAGAGCCTGGCAG GACGCCGGTGGATGGAGCCACGCTGGCAGCCAGCCCCGTGCCCAGGCAGTCTTTTGGGGCCAGCAGCTTCACGACAAGCAGAAAACGTAAGCAAAGGTGTAAGCGGGGTGTTGGTGAGACGGGAAGGAGCCACATGtccctccctgcccaggcacTGCAGGACACAGGGCAGGACAGCGCAGTCCTGGTTGTGTTCCCATGTCCTTGTATGTGCCTCCATCCTTCAGTGCCAGCCAGGCCCTGCCCCGTCCTGCCccatcctgcccagccctgcccattCAGCAGAACTGCAGCCAGTTCCCAGAAGCAGGAACCAGCCGGGAGGCAGCTCAGGGCAAGCCGCTGTCTCctgggctgcccagggcaggtcACAGTCACCCCTTGCCCGGGGCCACCCCTGGGACTGA
- the LOC128152655 gene encoding uncharacterized protein LOC128152655 isoform X5: MRSVARERASGSQGCGHITSPSPGLQGPHGQAAWPTGAEVEAAPAHRVLVAPLALRDGAPGAAVALEAGVVPAVLLQELLGRRLPGHRGGLVPGASRARLPVNMSVPAVRGGFQLGVVLRSNLESGSQGSEEEEEDGGSTSALEPGQAVAERQRCGDAMLERLEALEADVRFLCTELGAEKLLWSSRFLELLREQQGLRQRLQERPRRWDSGDSPELLGEAEDQSASGSEGESLAGRRWMEPRWQPAPCPGSLLGPAASRQAENVSKGVSGVLVRREGATCPSLPRHCRTQGRTAQSWLCSHVLVCASILQCQPGPAPSCPILPSPAHSAELQPVPRSRNQPGGSSGQAAVSWAAQGRSQSPLARGHPWD, from the exons ATGCGGAGCGTGGCACGTGAGCGAGCCAGTGGCTCCCAGGGCTGTGGGCACATCACCTCTCCATCTCCTGGTCTGCAGggtccccatgggcaggcagcgTGGCCCACCGGTGCCGAGGTGGAGGCAGCTCCTGCGCACCGGGTGCTGGTGGCTCCTCTCGCTCTCCGGGACGGTGCTCCGGGGGCTGCGGTGGCTCTGGAGGCTGGTGTGG TACCTGCTGTTCTGCTACAAGAGCTGCTGGGACGGCGCCTTCCAGGTCACCGAGGAG GGTTGGTGCCAGGGGCCAGCCGGGCTCGGCTGCCTGTGAATATGTCAGTCCCCGCTGTCCGTGGCGGCTTTCAGCTCGGTGTGGTGCTGCGGTCGAATCTGGAAAGCGGCAGCCAGgggagcgaggaggaggaggaggacgggggcTCCACTTCTGCGCTggagcctgggcaggcag TGGCAGAGCGGCAGCGGTGTGGTGACGCCATGCTGGAGAGGTTAGAGGCGCTGGAGGCCGACGTCCGCTTCCTCTGCACCGAGCTGGGCGCCGAGAAGCTGCTGTGGAGCAGCCGGTTCCTGGAGCTGCTGCGGGAACAGCAAGGCCTGCGCCAGAGG CTGCAGGAGCGCCCGCGGCGGTGGGACAGCGGTGACAGCCCCGAGCTGCTGGGGGAAGCGGAGGACCAAAGTGCCAGTGGGAGCGAGGGAGAGAGCCTGGCAG GACGCCGGTGGATGGAGCCACGCTGGCAGCCAGCCCCGTGCCCAGGCAGTCTTTTGGGGCCAGCAGCTTCACGACAAGCAGAAAACGTAAGCAAAGGTGTAAGCGGGGTGTTGGTGAGACGGGAAGGAGCCACATGtccctccctgcccaggcacTGCAGGACACAGGGCAGGACAGCGCAGTCCTGGTTGTGTTCCCATGTCCTTGTATGTGCCTCCATCCTTCAGTGCCAGCCAGGCCCTGCCCCGTCCTGCCccatcctgcccagccctgcccattCAGCAGAACTGCAGCCAGTTCCCAGAAGCAGGAACCAGCCGGGAGGCAGCTCAGGGCAAGCCGCTGTCTCctgggctgcccagggcaggtcACAGTCACCCCTTGCCCGGGGCCACCCCTGGGACTGA
- the LOC128152655 gene encoding uncharacterized protein LOC128152655 isoform X7, with translation MRSVARERASGSQGCGHITSPSPGLQGPHGQAAWPTGAEVEAAPAHRVLVAPLALRDGAPGAAVALEAGVVPAVLLQELLGRRLPGHRGARCGAAVESGKRQPGERGGGGGRGLHFCAGAWAGRAVAERQRCGDAMLERLEALEADVRFLCTELGAEKLLWSSRFLELLREQQGLRQRLQERPRRWDSGDSPELLGEAEDQSASGSEGESLAGRRWMEPRWQPAPCPGSLLGPAASRQAENVSKGVSGVLVRREGATCPSLPRHCRTQGRTAQSWLCSHVLVCASILQCQPGPAPSCPILPSPAHSAELQPVPRSRNQPGGSSGQAAVSWAAQGRSQSPLARGHPWD, from the exons ATGCGGAGCGTGGCACGTGAGCGAGCCAGTGGCTCCCAGGGCTGTGGGCACATCACCTCTCCATCTCCTGGTCTGCAGggtccccatgggcaggcagcgTGGCCCACCGGTGCCGAGGTGGAGGCAGCTCCTGCGCACCGGGTGCTGGTGGCTCCTCTCGCTCTCCGGGACGGTGCTCCGGGGGCTGCGGTGGCTCTGGAGGCTGGTGTGG TACCTGCTGTTCTGCTACAAGAGCTGCTGGGACGGCGCCTTCCAGGTCACCGAGGAG CTCGGTGTGGTGCTGCGGTCGAATCTGGAAAGCGGCAGCCAGgggagcgaggaggaggaggaggacgggggcTCCACTTCTGCGCTggagcctgggcaggcag GGCAGTGGCAGAGCGGCAGCGGTGTGGTGACGCCATGCTGGAGAGGTTAGAGGCGCTGGAGGCCGACGTCCGCTTCCTCTGCACCGAGCTGGGCGCCGAGAAGCTGCTGTGGAGCAGCCGGTTCCTGGAGCTGCTGCGGGAACAGCAAGGCCTGCGCCAGAGG CTGCAGGAGCGCCCGCGGCGGTGGGACAGCGGTGACAGCCCCGAGCTGCTGGGGGAAGCGGAGGACCAAAGTGCCAGTGGGAGCGAGGGAGAGAGCCTGGCAG GACGCCGGTGGATGGAGCCACGCTGGCAGCCAGCCCCGTGCCCAGGCAGTCTTTTGGGGCCAGCAGCTTCACGACAAGCAGAAAACGTAAGCAAAGGTGTAAGCGGGGTGTTGGTGAGACGGGAAGGAGCCACATGtccctccctgcccaggcacTGCAGGACACAGGGCAGGACAGCGCAGTCCTGGTTGTGTTCCCATGTCCTTGTATGTGCCTCCATCCTTCAGTGCCAGCCAGGCCCTGCCCCGTCCTGCCccatcctgcccagccctgcccattCAGCAGAACTGCAGCCAGTTCCCAGAAGCAGGAACCAGCCGGGAGGCAGCTCAGGGCAAGCCGCTGTCTCctgggctgcccagggcaggtcACAGTCACCCCTTGCCCGGGGCCACCCCTGGGACTGA
- the LOC128152655 gene encoding uncharacterized protein LOC128152655 isoform X2 encodes MRGGTAATILMASKGRAGETLIPCTASSPRGLGRIFIEPKQAASSSRELTPRRRGSNCPSRVQEGSVRGASPGSPWAGSVAHRCRGGGSSCAPGAGGSSRSPGRCSGGCGGSGGWCGTCCSATRAAGTAPSRSPRRVGARGQPGSAACEYVSPRCPWRLSARCGAAVESGKRQPGERGGGGGRGLHFCAGAWAGRAVAERQRCGDAMLERLEALEADVRFLCTELGAEKLLWSSRFLELLREQQGLRQRERPRRWDSGDSPELLGEAEDQSASGSEGESLAGRRWMEPRWQPAPCPGSLLGPAASRQAENVSKGVSGVLVRREGATCPSLPRHCRTQGRTAQSWLCSHVLVCASILQCQPGPAPSCPILPSPAHSAELQPVPRSRNQPGGSSGQAAVSWAAQGRSQSPLARGHPWD; translated from the exons ATGAGGGGCGGCACAGCAGCAACCATCCTTATGGCCTCCAAAGGTAGAGCAGGAGAAACGCTAATCCCCTGCACAGCCTCGTCACCAAGAGGATTAGGCAGGATTTTTATCGAGCCCAAGCAAGCGGCGAGCAGCAGCCGAGAGCTGACACCACGCAGGAGGGGCAGCAACTGTCCCAGCCGTGTCCAGGAGGGGTCCGTGCGTGGTGCATCGCCGG ggtccccatgggcaggcagcgTGGCCCACCGGTGCCGAGGTGGAGGCAGCTCCTGCGCACCGGGTGCTGGTGGCTCCTCTCGCTCTCCGGGACGGTGCTCCGGGGGCTGCGGTGGCTCTGGAGGCTGGTGTGG TACCTGCTGTTCTGCTACAAGAGCTGCTGGGACGGCGCCTTCCAGGTCACCGAGGAG GGTTGGTGCCAGGGGCCAGCCGGGCTCGGCTGCCTGTGAATATGTCAGTCCCCGCTGTCCGTGGCGGCTTTCAGCTCGGTGTGGTGCTGCGGTCGAATCTGGAAAGCGGCAGCCAGgggagcgaggaggaggaggaggacgggggcTCCACTTCTGCGCTggagcctgggcaggcag GGCAGTGGCAGAGCGGCAGCGGTGTGGTGACGCCATGCTGGAGAGGTTAGAGGCGCTGGAGGCCGACGTCCGCTTCCTCTGCACCGAGCTGGGCGCCGAGAAGCTGCTGTGGAGCAGCCGGTTCCTGGAGCTGCTGCGGGAACAGCAAGGCCTGCGCCAGAGG GAGCGCCCGCGGCGGTGGGACAGCGGTGACAGCCCCGAGCTGCTGGGGGAAGCGGAGGACCAAAGTGCCAGTGGGAGCGAGGGAGAGAGCCTGGCAG GACGCCGGTGGATGGAGCCACGCTGGCAGCCAGCCCCGTGCCCAGGCAGTCTTTTGGGGCCAGCAGCTTCACGACAAGCAGAAAACGTAAGCAAAGGTGTAAGCGGGGTGTTGGTGAGACGGGAAGGAGCCACATGtccctccctgcccaggcacTGCAGGACACAGGGCAGGACAGCGCAGTCCTGGTTGTGTTCCCATGTCCTTGTATGTGCCTCCATCCTTCAGTGCCAGCCAGGCCCTGCCCCGTCCTGCCccatcctgcccagccctgcccattCAGCAGAACTGCAGCCAGTTCCCAGAAGCAGGAACCAGCCGGGAGGCAGCTCAGGGCAAGCCGCTGTCTCctgggctgcccagggcaggtcACAGTCACCCCTTGCCCGGGGCCACCCCTGGGACTGA
- the LOC128152655 gene encoding uncharacterized protein LOC128152655 isoform X8: MGRQRGPPVPRWRQLLRTGCWWLLSLSGTVLRGLRWLWRLVWYLLFCYKSCWDGAFQVTEELGVVLRSNLESGSQGSEEEEEDGGSTSALEPGQAVAERQRCGDAMLERLEALEADVRFLCTELGAEKLLWSSRFLELLREQQGLRQRLQERPRRWDSGDSPELLGEAEDQSASGSEGESLAGRRWMEPRWQPAPCPGSLLGPAASRQAENVSKGVSGVLVRREGATCPSLPRHCRTQGRTAQSWLCSHVLVCASILQCQPGPAPSCPILPSPAHSAELQPVPRSRNQPGGSSGQAAVSWAAQGRSQSPLARGHPWD; encoded by the exons atgggcaggcagcgTGGCCCACCGGTGCCGAGGTGGAGGCAGCTCCTGCGCACCGGGTGCTGGTGGCTCCTCTCGCTCTCCGGGACGGTGCTCCGGGGGCTGCGGTGGCTCTGGAGGCTGGTGTGG TACCTGCTGTTCTGCTACAAGAGCTGCTGGGACGGCGCCTTCCAGGTCACCGAGGAG CTCGGTGTGGTGCTGCGGTCGAATCTGGAAAGCGGCAGCCAGgggagcgaggaggaggaggaggacgggggcTCCACTTCTGCGCTggagcctgggcaggcag TGGCAGAGCGGCAGCGGTGTGGTGACGCCATGCTGGAGAGGTTAGAGGCGCTGGAGGCCGACGTCCGCTTCCTCTGCACCGAGCTGGGCGCCGAGAAGCTGCTGTGGAGCAGCCGGTTCCTGGAGCTGCTGCGGGAACAGCAAGGCCTGCGCCAGAGG CTGCAGGAGCGCCCGCGGCGGTGGGACAGCGGTGACAGCCCCGAGCTGCTGGGGGAAGCGGAGGACCAAAGTGCCAGTGGGAGCGAGGGAGAGAGCCTGGCAG GACGCCGGTGGATGGAGCCACGCTGGCAGCCAGCCCCGTGCCCAGGCAGTCTTTTGGGGCCAGCAGCTTCACGACAAGCAGAAAACGTAAGCAAAGGTGTAAGCGGGGTGTTGGTGAGACGGGAAGGAGCCACATGtccctccctgcccaggcacTGCAGGACACAGGGCAGGACAGCGCAGTCCTGGTTGTGTTCCCATGTCCTTGTATGTGCCTCCATCCTTCAGTGCCAGCCAGGCCCTGCCCCGTCCTGCCccatcctgcccagccctgcccattCAGCAGAACTGCAGCCAGTTCCCAGAAGCAGGAACCAGCCGGGAGGCAGCTCAGGGCAAGCCGCTGTCTCctgggctgcccagggcaggtcACAGTCACCCCTTGCCCGGGGCCACCCCTGGGACTGA
- the LOC128152655 gene encoding uncharacterized protein LOC128152655 isoform X1: MRGGTAATILMASKGRAGETLIPCTASSPRGLGRIFIEPKQAASSSRELTPRRRGSNCPSRVQEGSVRGASPGSPWAGSVAHRCRGGGSSCAPGAGGSSRSPGRCSGGCGGSGGWCGTCCSATRAAGTAPSRSPRRVGARGQPGSAACEYVSPRCPWRLSARCGAAVESGKRQPGERGGGGGRGLHFCAGAWAGRAVAERQRCGDAMLERLEALEADVRFLCTELGAEKLLWSSRFLELLREQQGLRQRLQERPRRWDSGDSPELLGEAEDQSASGSEGESLAGRRWMEPRWQPAPCPGSLLGPAASRQAENVSKGVSGVLVRREGATCPSLPRHCRTQGRTAQSWLCSHVLVCASILQCQPGPAPSCPILPSPAHSAELQPVPRSRNQPGGSSGQAAVSWAAQGRSQSPLARGHPWD, translated from the exons ATGAGGGGCGGCACAGCAGCAACCATCCTTATGGCCTCCAAAGGTAGAGCAGGAGAAACGCTAATCCCCTGCACAGCCTCGTCACCAAGAGGATTAGGCAGGATTTTTATCGAGCCCAAGCAAGCGGCGAGCAGCAGCCGAGAGCTGACACCACGCAGGAGGGGCAGCAACTGTCCCAGCCGTGTCCAGGAGGGGTCCGTGCGTGGTGCATCGCCGG ggtccccatgggcaggcagcgTGGCCCACCGGTGCCGAGGTGGAGGCAGCTCCTGCGCACCGGGTGCTGGTGGCTCCTCTCGCTCTCCGGGACGGTGCTCCGGGGGCTGCGGTGGCTCTGGAGGCTGGTGTGG TACCTGCTGTTCTGCTACAAGAGCTGCTGGGACGGCGCCTTCCAGGTCACCGAGGAG GGTTGGTGCCAGGGGCCAGCCGGGCTCGGCTGCCTGTGAATATGTCAGTCCCCGCTGTCCGTGGCGGCTTTCAGCTCGGTGTGGTGCTGCGGTCGAATCTGGAAAGCGGCAGCCAGgggagcgaggaggaggaggaggacgggggcTCCACTTCTGCGCTggagcctgggcaggcag GGCAGTGGCAGAGCGGCAGCGGTGTGGTGACGCCATGCTGGAGAGGTTAGAGGCGCTGGAGGCCGACGTCCGCTTCCTCTGCACCGAGCTGGGCGCCGAGAAGCTGCTGTGGAGCAGCCGGTTCCTGGAGCTGCTGCGGGAACAGCAAGGCCTGCGCCAGAGG CTGCAGGAGCGCCCGCGGCGGTGGGACAGCGGTGACAGCCCCGAGCTGCTGGGGGAAGCGGAGGACCAAAGTGCCAGTGGGAGCGAGGGAGAGAGCCTGGCAG GACGCCGGTGGATGGAGCCACGCTGGCAGCCAGCCCCGTGCCCAGGCAGTCTTTTGGGGCCAGCAGCTTCACGACAAGCAGAAAACGTAAGCAAAGGTGTAAGCGGGGTGTTGGTGAGACGGGAAGGAGCCACATGtccctccctgcccaggcacTGCAGGACACAGGGCAGGACAGCGCAGTCCTGGTTGTGTTCCCATGTCCTTGTATGTGCCTCCATCCTTCAGTGCCAGCCAGGCCCTGCCCCGTCCTGCCccatcctgcccagccctgcccattCAGCAGAACTGCAGCCAGTTCCCAGAAGCAGGAACCAGCCGGGAGGCAGCTCAGGGCAAGCCGCTGTCTCctgggctgcccagggcaggtcACAGTCACCCCTTGCCCGGGGCCACCCCTGGGACTGA
- the LOC128152655 gene encoding uncharacterized protein LOC128152655 isoform X4: MRGGTAATILMASKGRAGETLIPCTASSPRGLGRIFIEPKQAASSSRELTPRRRGSNCPSRVQEGSVRGASPGSPWAGSVAHRCRGGGSSCAPGAGGSSRSPGRCSGGCGGSGGWCGTCCSATRAAGTAPSRSPRRVGARGQPGSAACEYVSPRCPWRLSARCGAAVESGKRQPGERGGGGGRGLHFCAGAWAGRAVAERQRCGDAMLERLEALEADVRFLCTELGAEKLLWSSRFLELLREQQGLRQRLQERPRRWDSGDSPELLGEAEDQSASGSEGESLAGRRWMEPRWQPAPCPGSLLGPAASRQAENCQPGPAPSCPILPSPAHSAELQPVPRSRNQPGGSSGQAAVSWAAQGRSQSPLARGHPWD; the protein is encoded by the exons ATGAGGGGCGGCACAGCAGCAACCATCCTTATGGCCTCCAAAGGTAGAGCAGGAGAAACGCTAATCCCCTGCACAGCCTCGTCACCAAGAGGATTAGGCAGGATTTTTATCGAGCCCAAGCAAGCGGCGAGCAGCAGCCGAGAGCTGACACCACGCAGGAGGGGCAGCAACTGTCCCAGCCGTGTCCAGGAGGGGTCCGTGCGTGGTGCATCGCCGG ggtccccatgggcaggcagcgTGGCCCACCGGTGCCGAGGTGGAGGCAGCTCCTGCGCACCGGGTGCTGGTGGCTCCTCTCGCTCTCCGGGACGGTGCTCCGGGGGCTGCGGTGGCTCTGGAGGCTGGTGTGG TACCTGCTGTTCTGCTACAAGAGCTGCTGGGACGGCGCCTTCCAGGTCACCGAGGAG GGTTGGTGCCAGGGGCCAGCCGGGCTCGGCTGCCTGTGAATATGTCAGTCCCCGCTGTCCGTGGCGGCTTTCAGCTCGGTGTGGTGCTGCGGTCGAATCTGGAAAGCGGCAGCCAGgggagcgaggaggaggaggaggacgggggcTCCACTTCTGCGCTggagcctgggcaggcag GGCAGTGGCAGAGCGGCAGCGGTGTGGTGACGCCATGCTGGAGAGGTTAGAGGCGCTGGAGGCCGACGTCCGCTTCCTCTGCACCGAGCTGGGCGCCGAGAAGCTGCTGTGGAGCAGCCGGTTCCTGGAGCTGCTGCGGGAACAGCAAGGCCTGCGCCAGAGG CTGCAGGAGCGCCCGCGGCGGTGGGACAGCGGTGACAGCCCCGAGCTGCTGGGGGAAGCGGAGGACCAAAGTGCCAGTGGGAGCGAGGGAGAGAGCCTGGCAG GACGCCGGTGGATGGAGCCACGCTGGCAGCCAGCCCCGTGCCCAGGCAGTCTTTTGGGGCCAGCAGCTTCACGACAAGCAGAAAAC TGCCAGCCAGGCCCTGCCCCGTCCTGCCccatcctgcccagccctgcccattCAGCAGAACTGCAGCCAGTTCCCAGAAGCAGGAACCAGCCGGGAGGCAGCTCAGGGCAAGCCGCTGTCTCctgggctgcccagggcaggtcACAGTCACCCCTTGCCCGGGGCCACCCCTGGGACTGA